ACTCGCTGTAGACGTCGACGGGCTCCGTCAGGGCGTTGGCGCTGGTGCCGTAGCTGTCCTGGCAGATGCGGCAGCACGCGCGCCTCGGCGAACCTGTCCTTGCGGTGGATGCGGCACTCGACGGCGTCGGGGTGGCCGCAGAACGGGCAGGTGAACTCCGTGCCCAGCTTTGGCGCCGCCATCGACTTGGAGGTCCTCGACTTCCTCTTCCCCATGGCCGGTGGTAGCGCTGAAGCTGA
The genomic region above belongs to Panicum hallii strain FIL2 chromosome 4, PHallii_v3.1, whole genome shotgun sequence and contains:
- the LOC112890618 gene encoding transcription elongation factor 1 homolog encodes the protein MGKRKSRTSKSMAAPKLGTEFTCPFCGHPDAVECRIHRKDSANALTEPVDVYSEWIDACVDANEGVAGRRCRPRLRDAGVHEGDV